One Glycine max cultivar Williams 82 chromosome 6, Glycine_max_v4.0, whole genome shotgun sequence DNA segment encodes these proteins:
- the LOC100800480 gene encoding probable WRKY transcription factor 32: protein MKEDEETQQNQQQITDSSLSTESRTSTPSDGAPPNSETLVLRSSLLHDLATHMQGSSTARKGGKAESKVSAQPPDEETVVKDAVEAPKKQTENRLQSFCSTSLSGVSPTSVSHSLSSALSPTVPQQRPSPPKANSVQVPKVDKGTPSDGTTLSSVSVARASASDGYNWRKYGQKQVKSPMGSRSYYRCTHSYCCAKKIKFCDHSGHVIEIVYKSQHSHDPPHKIDTAKESKLLPSSEPKVESSVSKHSTNVLNDSDPSSSPKELLQETPCSGDKNLENSSNVENGKIILNDEHVNDPEPKRRLNNSDLDTAVKPGKKTKFVVHATKDVGISGDGYRWRKYGQKLVKGNPHFRNYYRCTTAGCPVRKHIETAVDNSKALIITYKGMHDHDMPVPKKRHGPPSASLVAAAAPASTNNVQLKKTGLLQNQETEAQCLEDTEGELTGEALDLGGEKAIESARTLLSIGFEIKPC, encoded by the exons ATGAAAGAGGATGAAGAGACGCAGCAGAATCAACAACAAATCACTGACTCGTCCCTCTCCACCGAGTCACGCACTTCCACTCCTTCTGATGGAGCGCCACCCAACTCGGAAACCCTAGTTCTCCGCTCCTCGCTTCTGCATGACCTTGCCACTC ATATGCAGGGAAGCTCTACCGCACGTAAGGGTGGAAAAGCTGAGAGTAAG GTGTCTGCTCAGCCTCCTGATGAGGAAACTGTTGTAAAAGATGCAGTTGAGGCACCTAAAAAACAGACAGAAAATCGACTTCAGTCTTTTTGTTCAACTTCATTATCTGGAGTATCACCAACTTCTGTTTCACATTCTTTATCATCTGCCCTTAGTCCAACTGTACCACAACAGAGACCGTCTCCTCCTAAGGCTAATAGTGTACAAGTGCCAAAAGTAGACAAAGGAACACCTTCTGATGGTACAACCTTATCTTCTGTTTCTGTTGCAAGGGCATCTGCATCTGATGGATACAACTGGCGGAAGTACGGCCAGAAGCAAGTGAAGAGTCCTATGGGTTCTCGAAGCTATTACAGGTGTACCCATTCATATTGTTGTGCTAAGAAGATTAAATTTTGCGACCATTCAGGACATGTGATAGAGATTGTTTATAAAAGTCAACATAGTCATGATCCCCCGCATAAAATTGATACCGCTAAGGAAAGTAAGCTCCTGCCTTCCAGTGAACCTAAAGTAGAAAGCAGTGTTTCAAAGCACTCTACCAATGTTTTGAATGATTCTGATCCATCATCTTCTCCAAAAGAACTTTTACAAGAAACACCTTGCAGTGGTGATAAGAATCTAGAAAACTCATCTAATGTTGAGAATggcaaaattattttgaatgatgAACATGTTAATGACCCAGAGCCAAAAAGAAG ATTAAACAATAGTGATTTGGATACGGCAGTAAAACCAGGCAAGAAAACAAAGTTTGTTGTACATGCGACAAAGGATGTGGGGATATCAGGTGATGGATACCGGTGGCGCAAGTATGGACAAAAGTTAGTGAAGGGAAATCCACACTTCAG AAACTACTACAGATGCACTACTGCTGGATGTCCTGTCCGAAAGCACATTGAGACTGCTGTGGATAATTCAAAAGCTCTCATCATAACGTACAAGGGAATGCATGATCATGACATGCCTGTGCCCAAGAAACGGCATGGCCCGCCAAGTGCTTCACTTGTGGCTGCGGCAGCACCTGCTTCAACGAACAATGTGCAGTTAAAAAAAACTGGATTGCTACAAAACCAGGAAACTGAAGCTCAATGTTTAGAGGACACAGAAGGAGAGTTAACCGGGGAAGCGTTGGACCTTGGTGGTGAGAAAGCAATTGAGTCGGCTCGAACTCTTTTGAGCATAGGCTTTGAAATTAAACCTTGTTGA